One region of Salvia miltiorrhiza cultivar Shanhuang (shh) chromosome 3, IMPLAD_Smil_shh, whole genome shotgun sequence genomic DNA includes:
- the LOC131015701 gene encoding uncharacterized protein LOC131015701: MELDFDKYCVVDGSPTTVLPAPRRRSRKSNSKLKCGNELLSLNEEFTEIRFNRYRSASCRDVPKTPREGHQLLKRGSVYQSSKDVRLMRRSDDVVSRKKIEFSRGSASAFSVGIIDSLCSLDEESPLVERGVEQSTSSSCKKQQELHSRSSIRSSFDPIPERTSLKKTSSSCKSKKQSESAVDTTDDGDKRCQGRDAVSTLHKSLSAKLALPHSPAHSDSDGSKASSPRGRLHPVLKMFDPFVKSKSHRSPLNCVKENSSEAVNGTDINVNCNETVSRSLLTELSDNKAAHNVGIGNSPQLEKRDVHDSLPSSSPAHLRGLLKMERKQGMLVFEFSVNSPEDVYVAKTCKVDNPLSWAYTFHSLHHRRRSNSSAWGFRESNKESSMVGQMLVSCYLCTELKGAGAFNDSMVTEFVLYDVSHSRRSVSSQDSSCCSPDLTKIVSDEVSSRGDGEKHETPAKTKSKGQSKHSRDSGQYESSQPVAAVELHPGLEIAAIIMQVPFEKRESLKFKSGDNRQMDKPHLNLLELCQLEQHVEGSTNTVNPGKLHVVIPAGNHSLPSTQSRGPSPLLDRWRLGGGCDCGGWDMACPLNVCGNPNLQIAEGHPLIDSHNPPQLFIQGRKDNVPAFTMRGVEDGKYAVDFHAQLSSLQAFSICVAILHAAEASTGAGQERSEQMLQSDSLRVFAEEEIKHLIDAISEEEKFKGSKVEDALPSFVLNPPFSPIARA, translated from the exons ATGGAATTAGACTTCGACAAATATTGTGTTGTAGATGGAAGTCCTACAACTGTGCTTCCAGCTCCACGACGTCGTTCTAGAAAATCAAATAGTAAGCTCAAATGTGGGAATGAGCTGCTCAGCCTCAATGAAGAGTTCACTGAGATTAGGTTTAATCGTTACCGTAGTGCATCGTGTAGAGATGTCCCAAAAACCCCTCGGGAAGGTCATCAACTGCTGAAGAGGGGCTCTGTGTACCAGAGCTCCAAAGATGTGAGATTGATGAGGAGAAGTGATGATGTTGTTTCGAGGAAGAAGATCGAGTTTTCAAGAGGAAGTGCATCTGCATTCTCTGTTGGGATCATTGATTCCTTATGTAGTTTGGATGAAGAAAGTCCCTTAGTAGAACGAGGCGTGGAGCAGAGCACTAGCTCCTCTTGTAAGAAGCAGCAAGAGTTGCACTCTCGGAGCTCAATACGTAGTTCTTTTGATCCTATTCCTGAAAGAACTTCCTTAAAGAAGACTTCGTCCTCGTGTAAAAGCAAGAAGCAATCTGAATCTGCAGTTGATACAACGGATGATGGCGATAAGAGGTGTCAAGGGAGAGATGCAGTTAGCACTTTGCATAAATCATTATCTGCAAAATTGGCTTTGCCTCATTCGCCTGCTCATTCAGATAGTGATGGCTCGAAAGCAAGTAGCCCGAGGGGCCGGCTTCATCCTGTCCTCAAAATGTTTGATCCATTTGTTAAATCCAAATCTCACAGAAGTCCTTTGAATTGTGTCAAGGAGAATAGCTCTGAGGCAGTTAATGGGACAGACATCAATGTGAATTGCAACGAAACAGTTTCTAGATCCTTGCTGACTGAGTTATCAGACAACAAGGCGGCTCACAATGTTGGAATTGGAAATAGCCCTCAGCTCGAAAAGAGAGACGTTCATGATTCACTTCCCTCGTCCTCTCCTGCACACCTCCGTGGCCTTCTCAAGATGGAACGGAAACAAGGGATGCTCGTCTTCGAGTTCTCAGTGAATTCGCCAGAAGATGTCTACGTTGCAAAGACGTGCAAGGTGGATAACCCTCTATCTTGGGCCTACACGTTCCACTCGCTTCATCATAGAAGAAGAAGCAATTCTAGTGCTTGGGGATTTAGAGAGAGCAACAAAGAATCCTCTATGGTCGGACAAATGCTGGTATCGTGCTATCTATGTACAGAGTTGAAAGGTGCTGGAGCTTTCAATGATTCTATGGTGACAGAGTTTGTGTTGTACGACGTTTCCCATTCAAGAAGAAGTGTTTCCTCCCAAGATAGCTCCTGCTGCTCACCCGACCTCACCAAAATAGTTTCTGATGAGGTATCATCTCGGGGTGATGGCGAGAAGCATGAAACACCAGCCAAGACAAAGAGTAAAGGTCAATCCAAGCATTCCCGCGACAGTGGTCAGTACGAATCTTCTCAGCCCGTGGCAGCAGTTGAACTCCATCCCGGGCTAGAAATCGCAGCAATCATTATGCAAGTTCcatttgagaagagagagagtcTAAAATTCAAGAGTGGGGATAATAGGCAGATGGACAAGCCACATTTGAACTTGCTAGAACTTTGTCAGCTCGAGCAGCACGTCGAGGGTTCAACAAACACTGTGAATCCTGGGAAGCTGCATGTTGTGATCCCAGCAGGAAATCACAGTTTGCCAAGTACTCAAAGCCGCGGCCCTTCACCATTGCTCGATAGATGGAGGTTAGGTGGAGGATGTGACTGCGGTGGATGGGACATGGCATGCCCCCTCAATGTTTGTGGGAACCCTAATCTTCAGATTGCTGAGGGCCATCCCCTCATTGACTCCCACAATCCACCACAACTCTTTATTCAG GGAAGAAAAGATAACGTGCCCGCTTTCACAATGAGGGGAGTCGAGGATGGGAAATACGCAGTTGATTTCCATGCGCAGTTGTCCTCACTGCAAGCATTCTCCATCTGTGTTGCTATCTTGCACGCTGCAGAAGCCTCCACCGGTGCTGGACAGGAGAGAAGCGAGCAAATGCTGCAGAGTGACTCTCTGAGGGTATTCGCGGAGGAGGAGATAAAGCATCTCATAGATGCAATATCCGAGGAAGAGAAATTCAAGGGTAGCAAGGTGGAGGATGCCTTGCCATCTTTCGTGCTAAATCCACCCTTCTCTCCGATTGCTCGAGCATAG